From Clostridium sp. SY8519:
TATCCATGCCCACTGACCATTCGGGTTACATTCTAGAAATACTGGTTTCCCACTATCGTCAAGTGCAAAATCAATGGCAGAATATACAAGTCCAAGCTTTCTTGTCAATTCAATGCATTTATTACTGATATCCTGTGAGAGCAAGAAAGGCCTGTGTTCAAGGACTCTGGTGCTCCTGCGCCAGTCGGTCTTTGCATCTTCATCATTCTGCGAAATAATCTCAGCTGTAAATACCTTATCACCAACCACAATACTTCTCAGATCCGATCTTTTAGATATTTTTCTTTGTATGTATGCTGGAAATTCACCTATACTTTCTTCTGTAACCTCTTCCGGATCGATATCGGCTGTAAATATAATGGTCTTTGCTGTCTCCGGGTCGACATTTCCTGACCTGACTGCCTTTATAACGAAGCCTTCATCAGCATCAATTTGTTTCATGCTTTGCTTTACGAAATCCGCATCATTTGACAAAATAGTCTCCGGAATATCAAACCCTGCATCTCTGGCCATAGACAGCTGAAACAGCTTGTTCTCCGCTTCACGAATTCTGAATACGTCATTGATCCAGAAACAATCCTTAAGATTCTTGTAAACTCCATCAAGTACCGATAAAGTCTCTCTCATCAGGTACTTTCTTTCAGTTCCCGAGATATCTGCAATATACTGAAAATCCGGAAGCCCTGGTCTTCTGAAGTAAACAGCTGAGATCTCACTCAGGTCAACTTCTATCTTCTTGGCTTTGTCACAGAGTATGTACTGATCCACATCAATTCTGAATCTGACATCAACAACTGTAAAAAGGTCTTCAGTATTAAATCGATAGTATTCTATGCCGTCCTTCTGGAGCAACTTAATGATGAAATCAACAGTGACATCATCTTTATTGGTTATAATAAGAATCTTCTTCATCGTCTCTTTCTCTATCAGCAAATGTTTTGCTGAACATTTCAATCATATATCCGGGTTCTTCATCAACTCCTTCACGACTGACTTTTGTGATGGTTTCTGACTCCAGAGTCATTCTCTCTTCGTCATCTTTTTCACGGTCTGCATGCGTTAGGGTTTCACCCTCAAAAACAAGCGTCCCCTCAGTGGAACAACCACGATGAAGATGACTCTCTGTCTGTAAATTCATGGCACAGGCGCTCTCATCATCTGATTCACGCTGTTCTCTTGTTTTGGTCATCATCTCTAGACAATAACCAGGCTCCTCATCATCTCGTTCACGTTGCGCCTCAGTCTTCGAAAAGAGCTCCCGGTTACGAAGTGAACCTGCCTCGATGAAAGGTCTCCCGTTCAGCATATTCATGTCTGTGTGATAGTCGTAACGAAACAGCTTCTTTGGAGAATTCGCTCCATGTTCACGTTCTGTTTCTTTTGTGAGTAATAGTGGTCTCAAATAATATCTCCTCGTAATTCAGAATATATGGTTTAGTTCTGTCAGCACTTCGGCTCGATCTTCGGCTTAAAGGGCACAATCTTTGATTCTGTTTCAAGAGTTCCCGGTTTTAATCCCATCAGATCTTCCATGTCTCTTGAATTAAGGCAAATACCAGCATCATAGAAAGCTCTCTTAAGCTCTACTGCATTCAGATAACCTCTGTCAAAAAGAACATCTACAGCCCCTTGAAAAATAGTATTGCTGAGACTGCCTAAAACGTCTCCTGGCTCGTGCGTTCTATTTCCCCATGCCTCTCTTACAGGAATCGTCAAGTTTTCTATTTTCTCCTGCATATCCTCCAGATCAGCACTGACAACATCATTAATATCAGAATAGATTCCCATGGGTAGAGTGAGTCGAAGAGCTGGAAAGTTGACATAGTTCAGAAGGATTTCATACATTTTCCTTATGAAAAGACTTATGCTCTTCGGCAAACATTCAGATATTGTTGTTCTTCTCAAATAAACTTAATTGCTGTAATTCGTTATCCGTGGCGATATCAGATTCCAGGATGTGTGTGCTAGTAATAACACTTCCCGGATACATGATGTACTCTATTCCGCTTGCCACAGCCATTTCCTGGGCTGCCTCTTTCTTTGCCTTCACCACCTCATCATCTATCATGTTGTGGTCCTATGTCAAGATTTAGCGCAAGTTAAAATGAGAAATTTATCCTTATCTTAACTTACTAAGCGCAGTTCGTCTGTCTGCTCGTATAGCTTTTCAAAGTCATCCGGTGACATTTTTTCACAAAAAACAGCACCCTGTTCCTACAGAGTGCTGTCTGCCCCTTGCTTTTCCGATGCATTTCATCCTATTTCACATTTACCCTGAACGTCACTGTCTTCCAGGCGGACGCTTTGTATTTGTTATTTCCTGCCGCTTTCACCTTGACCTTTACCTTGTAGGTACCCTTCTTAATGCCCTTCTTTACGGTAACCTTGCCGGTGGTCTTGTTGATGACAATCTTCTTGTTGCCGCTGACTTTAGCATATGCTAATTTTCCCTGTCCCTTCTTCGTGAAGGCAACCACCTTAGTAACCGCC
This genomic window contains:
- a CDS encoding MvdC/MvdD family ATP grasp protein; this translates as MKKILIITNKDDVTVDFIIKLLQKDGIEYYRFNTEDLFTVVDVRFRIDVDQYILCDKAKKIEVDLSEISAVYFRRPGLPDFQYIADISGTERKYLMRETLSVLDGVYKNLKDCFWINDVFRIREAENKLFQLSMARDAGFDIPETILSNDADFVKQSMKQIDADEGFVIKAVRSGNVDPETAKTIIFTADIDPEEVTEESIGEFPAYIQRKISKRSDLRSIVVGDKVFTAEIISQNDEDAKTDWRRSTRVLEHRPFLLSQDISNKCIELTRKLGLVYSAIDFALDDSGKPVFLECNPNGQWAWIENRLGFPISNEIEGLLLHG